A single genomic interval of Nocardioides nitrophenolicus harbors:
- a CDS encoding thiamine pyrophosphate-dependent enzyme has translation MKRADVAAAVAAAAPDHVVVASLGSAGRAWREHGGPNPTFYASDPMGAAPGLALGAALARPDLGLLLLEGDGDLVMNLGSLLAIADAAPANLRVVVFNNGRYETGGGQPLAAGALADLAAIARGAGWPFARTVARDTDPAELRGVIDELLTATGPGVVVVEVDTEPSPYGGPGEVSGAEAQQQFRTALANWERSKGGEG, from the coding sequence GTGAAGCGCGCCGACGTGGCCGCGGCGGTGGCCGCCGCGGCTCCCGACCACGTCGTCGTGGCGAGCCTCGGCAGCGCCGGGCGCGCCTGGCGCGAGCACGGCGGACCGAACCCGACCTTCTACGCGTCCGACCCGATGGGCGCGGCGCCCGGCCTCGCGCTCGGCGCCGCGCTGGCGCGGCCGGACCTGGGGCTGCTGCTGCTCGAGGGCGACGGCGACCTGGTGATGAACCTCGGCTCGCTGCTCGCCATCGCCGACGCCGCGCCCGCGAATCTGCGGGTCGTGGTCTTCAACAACGGCCGCTACGAGACGGGCGGCGGCCAGCCGCTGGCGGCCGGCGCGCTCGCCGACCTGGCGGCCATCGCGCGCGGCGCCGGCTGGCCGTTCGCGCGGACCGTCGCCCGCGACACCGACCCGGCCGAGCTGCGGGGTGTCATCGACGAGCTGCTCACGGCCACCGGCCCGGGCGTGGTCGTCGTCGAGGTCGACACCGAGCCGTCGCCGTACGGCGGGCCGGGGGAGGTCTCGGGAGCAGAGGCGCAGCAGCAGTTCCGTACGGCACTGGCGAACTGGGAACGATCGAAGGGTGGAGAAGGATGA
- a CDS encoding amidohydrolase family protein, whose protein sequence is MTTRLLRNARLLDLEHGGELGDVVIVDGVIADLGPGAAERLLARVGAAAGAVESTDLGGDLLIPGLVNAHTHSNQTIEKGLCDALPLDAWMVVASYGGAGARLSPRDLYVSAMVGAIEMVRSGATSVLDCARSDNEWVDDGMDAIMRAYADLGMRANVAIQYSDLDFFSSIPVDLVPGGADLRKPPVAAPDVVLAAANRFVDRWQGRSPLLQPLLGPSSLPRCSTELFEASVETARTRGVRMQTHLLSAQSQVRMAQQRYGVSTVEFLAKLDALQDWASFAHAIWLSPEEIELFAQTDAVAVHNPASNLKLGAGVAPVPALLAAGAKVAIGSDGASSNDTQNMFETLKLSTILHRVQGPPETWPTANDGLGMCWNHGAAALGAPVGRLAVGAAADLTVIDTDHVWPAPAEQLRHQLAYAELGAAVRSVYVAGEGVLVDRRFPGIDEDAIRAEARSIAERIWTTLPARLARFEEVRPVLEQVEAAVGGGGGACH, encoded by the coding sequence ATGACGACACGGCTGCTGCGCAACGCTCGGCTGCTGGACCTCGAGCACGGCGGTGAGCTCGGCGACGTGGTGATCGTGGACGGCGTGATCGCCGACCTCGGCCCCGGCGCGGCCGAGCGCTTGCTCGCCCGCGTGGGCGCGGCGGCCGGTGCGGTCGAGTCGACCGACCTCGGCGGAGACCTGCTCATCCCGGGCCTGGTCAACGCGCACACCCATTCCAACCAGACCATCGAGAAGGGCCTGTGCGACGCGCTGCCCCTCGACGCATGGATGGTGGTCGCGTCGTACGGCGGCGCGGGGGCGCGACTCTCTCCGCGCGACCTCTACGTGTCGGCGATGGTGGGCGCGATCGAGATGGTCCGCAGCGGTGCCACCTCCGTGCTCGACTGCGCCCGCTCCGACAACGAGTGGGTCGACGACGGCATGGACGCGATCATGCGGGCGTACGCCGATCTCGGGATGCGCGCCAACGTGGCGATCCAGTACTCCGACCTCGACTTCTTCTCGTCCATCCCGGTCGACCTCGTCCCCGGCGGCGCCGACCTGCGCAAGCCGCCCGTCGCCGCGCCTGACGTGGTCCTCGCGGCGGCCAACCGCTTCGTGGACCGCTGGCAGGGGCGCTCGCCGCTGCTGCAGCCGCTGCTCGGGCCGTCGTCGCTGCCGCGGTGCTCGACCGAGCTGTTCGAGGCGAGCGTGGAGACGGCGCGCACGCGCGGCGTACGGATGCAGACGCACCTGCTCTCCGCGCAGTCGCAGGTGCGGATGGCGCAGCAGCGCTACGGCGTCTCCACGGTGGAGTTCCTCGCCAAGCTCGACGCCCTGCAGGACTGGGCATCCTTCGCGCACGCGATCTGGCTGAGCCCCGAGGAGATCGAGCTGTTCGCGCAGACCGACGCGGTCGCCGTCCACAACCCGGCGAGCAACCTCAAGCTGGGCGCGGGCGTAGCGCCGGTGCCGGCGCTGCTCGCGGCCGGCGCGAAGGTCGCGATCGGCTCCGACGGCGCGTCGAGCAATGACACCCAGAACATGTTCGAGACCCTGAAGCTCTCCACGATCCTGCACCGCGTCCAGGGTCCGCCGGAGACCTGGCCGACGGCGAACGACGGCCTGGGCATGTGCTGGAACCACGGCGCGGCCGCCCTGGGCGCCCCCGTCGGCCGCCTGGCCGTCGGCGCCGCCGCCGACCTCACCGTGATCGACACCGACCACGTCTGGCCGGCGCCCGCCGAGCAGCTGCGCCACCAGCTCGCGTACGCCGAGCTCGGCGCCGCCGTGCGCAGCGTCTACGTCGCCGGCGAGGGCGTGCTCGTGGACCGCCGCTTCCCGGGCATCGACGAGGACGCGATCCGCGCCGAGGCCCGCTCCATCGCCGAGCGGATCTGGACCACCCTCCCGGCCCGGCTGGCGCGGTTCGAGGAGGTGCGCCCGGTGCTGGAGCAGGTCGAGGCCGCGGTCGGCGGCGGCGGGGGAGCCTGCCACTGA